The DNA segment TAAACTTGATTAGGGGATTGAGGGAATATTAAAGGTGGCATCAGTCACACACAGGGGAAGCCCAACAGCAATCCCGGCACAGACCGTGCTGCTTTTACATGGCATTCCCTTCCCTGATTGTCCCTAAATCCCAACctttttgcagcagcagaagctcAGGGGCTGTGCCAGTACCCAGGACTCTTCCTGCAGATTCCCctgtctcttcccagcacaTTTGTGGTTTCCACATTTGTTTTTACTGCCTCGAGGAGGCATTTATAGAGGCAACATTGCATGGTCTTCTCACAGTATTTCTTGCCACCCAGGGATTTAAGATCTTACAAATGGACCAAAACCTATGTTATTTTGACCTCTGAGGATTTTAAAAGCCTgcagaaaaatatgtatatagTAAAGAAAGCATGAACTTCTTGACTCGTAAGTAGAAAGGCAAGAGTCCAACAGTGCCCTACCCCCAAAAACCAACATCCAGAACACAGCAACCCCTTCAGATTTACACTCAGAGGAAAGCAGGGGCAGCCAGGAAAATAAATTCACAAAACAGTTTGgtattttctgatatttttcacCAAGATCACTTCAAGAAGAAACTCATTATTGAACGAGATGAAAGCGGAGCGAAACGGAGGAGGAATAACTTCTGCCTCACTTCATGCTCATAAAGGAGATAATACCTCTTAGACAACGTGTGGGGATTAATTATCTTCCAAATatgtcaaaggaaaaaaaaaaacttagttGGATGGGGCgctgagcaacctggcctaggTGAAGGTGTCCTTGCTCATTGCAGGGAGTTGGACCAGATGGcatttaaaggtcccttccaacccaaaccattccatgatctgGGAGGCAGGATGTATTCCATGCAGGGGCCTGTCCAGCCTGCACTGGCTCCACTTCAtttaaaactgaacaaaaatctcgagtctgatttttttttttttgttcatttttcctccaaaatcTCCGAGTTCGATTTTTCAAGGTGCCTGAACCTGCGGAAGACCCACAGTCATCCCCAGCTCACAAGCCAAGAAACAAGATTAAAGCAGACTCAGAGCCCACCTGGCTCCATTTCACATCCACAGCATTTCCTGAACACCTGCCCCTTCACTCTCCAGCAGCTATAAAAATATGTGCCAACTTCTcagtcttttttcttattttacttgCTCTGGCAGGCAACAGATAACAGAACCAGAGAAGTGATGCTGGGAGAAGAAGAGACCAATTTTATGTCGCTAAGAAATGGCAGGGACACTCCTGAATGCTCAAAACCAGAGTCTAGAGGGATTTGGCAGCTCtgccccttctccagccccaaaatACACACATCAGTGCTCTCCTCTGGCTGCCATCACTTTTCATATTCCCTTGCACGAATTCCAATTAATAAGTAAGACTCCAACTTCTGGCTGTGAACAATAACAAATGTAAGGGGACCATCGAGCATTTTGGGGACCCGTTTCTGAGGTCAAAGTTTGACTGCACCTTTTTTTACACAGATCCAGCAAAGGGGAATTACTTTCCGAGTCTTGAAAATCCTcctttaggaagaaaattaatccCTGCTCCTCCAACCACACCAGAGCAACCACCAGCAGTGCAGTACTAAACAAATACCCCCTTATTTCACATTCTGGGGCAAGAAAACAGACTTGTTTCCCAGACCTTTCAATTAAACAACTTCTTCAGTCAAACAAGAGCCATCTGCCATCTTCCACCTCTGCTGGGACGTGGAGATCTGTGCCCTGGGGGTGACGGGATGACCATGGACCCAGCAAAGCCCCTGACGTGACAACCTACAGCTAAAACCAGGCTTCCTCTTTGGAAGGGACCCGAAATGGATGATTTTCATCCGTTCAATAACAGCCTGATGTCCTCTTGGCTTCTCCACACGCTGATGCAACGGAGCTTTTCCTGAAGTGCCACGGAATGTGCGTGCGGGGGCGATAATAAAGGATAAATTGAAAGGATGAGATAACCATCCATAGAATGAAGTCATTTAAGGACAGGTTCGGACATATATATTTCATTGTGAAAGACCTATTTTATTCCCCACTAATGGAACAGATTGAATCAGCCAAGCTGAATAAAACTATCACGTCCCAAGACGTAACAACACACTCAGAGCTCGCCTTTCCCGCGGCTGCGGAATCCAGTCGGTTCCAGCTGTCCCTTGGAAAAGGGGAGGGTTGGGAGCAAGGACAGACATTGCACCACACAGCCAGGGGTTCAGCAGGTGAACAGGAGTGTGATTCCATCGTGAAAATGAGTCACAGCACTTCTCTGTAGCActtctcctgcagctctttgGGGGTGACCTTCCCCGCTGGGATGGATTGGAGCCACGTCCAGTGCGGCTGTTGTCGGGACAGGGTGTTACAGGGGTTCAGAACAGTGCCTGATGCCCATTTATCTGGGTGTGATTTGAGATGCAAATGCTCTCCTTCACCTCAGGGCACCTGAAACAACAACCACACCCGGGCTCTGGCCTGGAGCACTGAAGTTTGCCCAGCCAGTGCCTCACACCTCCGGCATCTCCGAGATTAAATCCTTATCACCACTGAGCAACTCACTGCTGGGTGAGAACCAGGTACAGCGTCAttgttcctgctcttccctcacATTTACCACCCAGGAGCATCTCCAGCTCACGTGAGGGtaggcagggctgcaggaactGCACGTTTCCCACAGCCAGCACGAACAGCACGATGGCAAAACAACACCAAACAACACCCAGCCGGCGTTGTCAGACACAGAAGagacatttatttattcttgaTCACAAACATTGTCCTCCATCGACAAGCTGAATGAAGGGCACTTCACTGATTTATTAGATCTAATAAGAAACAGACCTCTCGGGATGAAACACAAGATTGATTTTCAGTGGTGAGCTTTGCTGCCATCCCAGAGCCTGACGAGATGAAAGCAGGCATGCACAGGGACAGAGGGCTGAGGCAGCACTGGGCAGCAGGAAGAAATGGGAAGATTTGCATGAGGAAGGAGAGATGAGACGAAAAGGAAACAAGGCAACAGCAGCCCTTCAAATTGAGggtttctcttttctccctgcaATCCTCCTCTCTCCCACTATGGATCTTAAGAGCAGCAAACTGCTGGGAAGTTTAAAGGCAACTCCTGCACAGTTCTTGGGAAAACCTCCAAGCTGGACCCTCCCCATGCATCTGCCTTTCAGAGGAGCCCCTCTAAATACAGCCAGTGTAATTTTCACATCAGTCTCAGCATCTACCAGGCAAACCACATTAACTGAGTTCCGTGGATGCCgttttccatcaggaaaaagaCAACTAGCACAGCAGTGCTTAGCTTGAGGCCCTATTAATAGCAGCCCTAATTATATGGCTGCAAATTTAATTCATAGCAATGATTAGTGTCAAAATCAAAGGCATCACACATCAATATTGATGGAATTGTATGAAGCCCATAAACAGAACAAGCAAGCTGACACATCTGCCCCCAGCACTTAGTTGCTGTTAACTGTTGCATTAATGTCCCTTTTAATTTTGCTGGatgaaaattgttttattgGTGGAATCCACAATTCTGAATGGTAATGTCTCTGACATGATCCCCTCCCAAAGCCAGGAGATGCTCTGGgaggagagctgcagggagaactgcatcccacctccctgggcttcACCCAGCAGGTCACGGCACCACCAGcacattttgcttttcccccACTTGGATAAAGCTGCTGGGGAGCAGTGGTTCCCCAAAACAGCACGTGGGGGGTGTTCTGGGGGTGCAGACATTTCGTACAGGACGTGCACTGAGTGACCCACAAGTCCCCCTGAGCCCTCAGCATGTACAGGGGGGCTGCAATAAGAGGCAAGTGGGGTGGCAGAGCAGCAAAACTCCTCCTCCAGCACCGAGTTTTAACGGAGAACAGATCCACTGGTTCACCCTTCTCCCTTCAACAGTAACCAAGGACAGGCAAAGCACAAACCAGAACCACCAGTTGCACGAGGAGCAGCTGACCAGTGTGGATCAGCCACAGCAGGTACAAGCACACCCTCCACCTAAACACAAACCCTGACCCCAGCAAAtgctctgctcccctgcagGGACAATGCCAAGTTCACTGATTTAGCTGATATTATTGATTTGTCACAGCTTTGGTACCAAAACCCCTCTGGTGCAGCCCTGCTGATCCCACAGACCCCACGGGACCTACCCGGGCTGCCAGCATCGACTGGACCCCGCAGGGCTCCAAAACCAGCAAAGCAAGAGGTGAGTTCAGGCTGGGaaagctgccagccctgccacggGGCTCTGCACAACTTCCCAGCAGCCAGAGAACTTCCTTCACACCCCAGCCAGTGCTGGAtgctgggaggagcagggaggggctTCAAATGTAcccaggaaacagggaaaaaggtCGAGCTGGACAGCGTGGGGCTGTAGCAGAGTGCAGGCAGGGATATCTGGGGCTTGGGGACCTTCAGCATTCCACTCCTTTGGAGGAGAGAGgctaaagcagcagcagctgctctcccagggaccgtggcaggaggagctgggtgaATAACTAATGGCTGAAGGACATCAGTGAGATAACACAGCGTTTTCAGTAAGGAATTCTCACTGGGGAAGCACAGGCAAATTTGAAAGATTTCAGAGCTGGCTCCTCTGACTTCGCTCCAGCTACACAAAAGTGTCTTCTCTGAAACCCCAGACTGAGGACCAGcttgtttccaaaggaaatcagCAGCTGTGGGTGAGGGAATAGGTGTGATGTAGCTCTCAGACATTAATTGTGTGGGCAGATATGCAATGGGGGAGGATATGAAGGAGATCAGGTGGATAAGATGTCTATCCACAGATCTCTGGCACTTACAGAGGTGTGTACATTTTTACCATCCTCATTTCACAGATGGGAGAGGAGAGATATGGAAACAGTCCTGAGCATCCTGAGCACTTGCTGACATCAAGACATGTCTGGTCTTGGAACAGGCACAAAAACTGGAGACAACTTGTCAACTTCCCACCAGGTCTGCAAATGCCTCCTCTGCAGCGAGAGCCCCACGGGCCCCACAGTTCAGTGCAAAGCTGCTTCCCACGCTTCACCTGGCCCCTCTTGGGCCGTGCAAAAGATAATCCCACGTGTCAAACGAGGAGAGATTTACTAAAATTGTAGACAGGGCAACCAGAGTTAGAGAAAAACAACATcctcagccccagagctgggaggaCAGGACTGTGACTGTCCCAGTTAACAACGGGGGGCAGGGATGCCCTcagctgcaggcagctctgctgtgtgggAAATAAGGGCAGATGCCACGAAAGCCTGGCTGTAGGGAATGTCTGGAGTGAATTTACTCCAGAGATCGACCTATTTTCTTCCACCAGGTGAAGGATTCCAGGTGAAGAGTGGACAGTGAAGCATGAATAGATTAATTCTGCATCAAAAAGGTGTTCAGAGTAGACTAGCACGAGGAATTAAACCCTGCTGAAGACACTGCTTCTTCTGTAATCCTACATAATTCATGGAACAGGACTGTGAATACCTCATGTGCAGGCACAGGCTGTTTGCTTTTACTACCTCTAAATGAGGCaacttccctctcccccccaaaaaaaccctgcaaaacAGCGAGCATCAGGCTGCCTGGCTGGCTCAGAGCTTGGCATGTGCATTTGTGATGTGCTGAGGGCTCCTCTTCCATCCATTTAGCTAAAAAAATCCTGGCTCTCCCCTGTGCCAcggcagggggagcagggaagcgAGGGGCTCTGCTTACAAACCCCCTCTCCCCCACGTTCAAAATTGCCCCACTGACACTGGAGAGGCACCAGGGAGGCACCTAATTTACTACTACTCAGCACTTGTAAAGTGCTGAATGAATATTAATGAGCTGATGTAATTAAAATGATGCAGACATTCAAGTGTAGTATCTGCCTGTCCTTGGATCTTCCTGGAtagatgaggaagaaattccctGCTGCTTAAGGACACAAAAAATTAACAGCCTGCTGTTGATTACATTTGTTAACTCTTTCCCTAGTATGAAGAAGTGGGATCTGCATTTAGCAGGTTCACCTAATGCTGTCATTTATAGCTGAGGTTAATTTGAAGGATTTCAGCTTTCCAGAGCAGCATCTCCAAGGCTGGATTTGCTGGAGCTGGATCAGACTTCTGCACCCACTGATGAGCTGgattccagctgcagctccagccctaAAGACCAACCAGGGTCTCACACACCTCTGCTCACACCCCAAGGCCAATTCCACACCCCTTTTAAATATGAAACTCCTGGTCCCTTCGAAGTCAGAATATCCTATGATTTTATGACTCAGAAGCAGGGAAATCCCAGTTGGATTTTGAAATCCTAAAACTCATTCAAGGtcaagttggacagggcttggagaaacctgatctagtggaaagtgtccctgcctatggcagggggttggaatgaggaGAGCTTGAAGTTTCCTCCCAACTCAAACCGTTCTGTGACTCTCAACTgatcccccccaaacccctttgCTTTGACAGGGAACCAGCAGAAGCATCTCTTTGCCCTGGGCAAGTAGCACCAGTGCTCTTGATGAAGAGGGCAAGGAGTGTTATCTTCCAGGACTGATCAATCATCCAGCTGTCAGGGGGAAGAGCAGGAGGTAAGAGGCAGAGGGAAGCAGTAGGACTTTGCCCTGAGGCTTGGTTCCAAAAGCAGCCAAGTTAACTCATTCCTGTCTCTCCATGGCCAAACATCCTGCCACCATCAGCAATTCTGCCATCACCAAAATCTTTCTAACTCACAGTCTTCTACCCAAGTTGCAGAAGGATTGCTGGGAAACAACTCAGAACCATTGCAAGATTTCCATAGGTGTGTCAAAAGAGGGGGAATGATCCAAGGCCTTGGATACAGCGTGCTGAGGTTCACTGAAATTCCAAGCCAGCTCCTCACTTTTCCCTAATCAGACTGGCCCATTATTGCCCTGGTAATTTTGGCATCAGCCCCACAAACACACACCACAGGTCACCGAATGATAAAACCCAAAAATCCCAGACAAACATCGTGTCACACCCAGGCAGGCAGTGCATGAGGAGCTGGCTGGGGCTGAGACCCCCATtaccctgctgctgctgagggaacTCACTGGCTGGAAGCACAGGAAGGTGCCCTCAgcccatgccatgccatgctcTGGAGCTGGAATGCCACAGAGCCACAGGAACTGCGTGGCCTCGTTTCATCCCTTTCCCAGGACCATCCTGCAGCACCTTTCCCAAACCTTGGCACTTCAACACAAACCACAGCAACACCCCTCTGTGAGGGATGAACTCTGCCTCACCAACAAGGCTCCTGGTGACCCAAACCCTACAATTCCTGCTCCTCGCTGACTCCCGTCTTCACGCTGGGAAACGCCTGCCAGACACATCAACAACAACAGGCATCAGAATCCcctgagagagaggaagaacaGATCTTGTCTCTCTGAAGCCACGGACACGAGCTTACCTTCTTCAGCTTGCCACTCTTGGTGCCCACGAACACCACGCTGTAGCCGTTGTAGACGTAGGAGGCCACGGCCGTCATCCTGTCGCGGCTGGAGGTGAAAAGCGTCACCCCGTCCACCGGCGTTGAGCCCCCCAGGGGCTGGTTGATGTCGAGCCCACAGAAGTTGTCATCAATGGGGACTGGCTGGAAAGACAAGGTTTTTGGGGTAGTTGTGAGCAAAGCAGAGCATGGGGCAGCCCCACACGCTCGGGGTCATGCGGAGGGGAGCCGGcggtgccaccccctgccagcctCAGCCAACTTCCCCAGTGGCTTGTTCCCTTCCCTTTGCCATCCCTTCCTTTCACTGTCATCACCAACTCCCTGGTAAGAACACAGGCTGAAGGGGAAGAGCACTACAACTGTTCTGCTtttggggaaactgaggcacggaaAAATTTATCctattcatagaatcagagaatcagctgggttggaaaagacctctgagatcatcaagtccaacccttgatccaaccctgctgtggttcccaccccatggcactgatgccacatccagtctcatcttaaaaaccttcagggatggagaatccaccccttccctgggcagcccattccaatggctgattaccctctctggaaagaaattctttctaatatccaacttaaacctccattggcacagtttaagactgtgccctcttctCTTACTGATAgatgcctgagagaagagaccaacccccacctggctacagcctcctttcaggtagttctAGAGAGTGATgaagtctcccctgagcctcctcttctccaggctaaaccaCCCCAAGCAAGCTCGTATTCCACAGGGCCAGGGGTTGATCCCAGCTCTTGAGGGCCACCCCGGCCAACATCCAGAGCATCCTTACCGCTTTAGTGCACTGGACATCCTTCCCCAGCAGCCAGTTGAGCTCCAGGTTGCCCTCCCCCTGGTAGCAGGACTGCAGGCGGTCCTTGATCTGGGCGTTGACGGCGCGGATGGGGAAGACGCAGAGCGCGGAGTCGTCGGGCGGCTGGTGGTACTGCTTCTGCCCCTTGGAGAAGATGGCAAAGAGGACATCCTCCTGGGCAGTGATGTTGAGGGACCTGGCCAGCACGTCCCCCGGCTTGGAGAGGTatgctgcctgcagcaggcGGTACTCCGTGTCCCCCTTGACGCAGCCGAAGGGCAGAGACACGTAGGAGTGGAACTTGGGGTCGTCCTTGCAGAGCCGGACGATGCGGGAGGTGTAAAAGAGGTCGCTGGCGGAGTTGATGGAGACGCCCTCGGGGGTCTCGGGCTGCACAGtcagaaaatacacaaagtTGCCACTGGCGAAGCCGTAGATGTAGAAGATGTCAAAGTGCGAAACGAGGGCCAGGGTGTCTGAGGGGATTTTGATGAGGGACGAGACAAAGTCGCTGTGGAGCTCATAATCCAACATCGCCGACGACTCCGGGTCCCGGGGCAGTTTGCGGCTGGAGAGGGTGGGGAAATAATCCTGCTTCCCATCCACGGCCGTGCCGATGAAGAGCTTCCCGTCCTCGCCCTCCGAGCGCACGATCACGCCGTACATGGTGCCCGTCTTGTTGACGCTGGAGAGGTAGTGCTCCTTCTTGTGGGAGGGCTCCACCAGGATGAAGAGGTCGTCGAGGCGCAGCAGCTTGCAGACCCCCTGGTAGAGGCTGCCACAGGCCAGCAGCCGGTTCTCCGAGTAGTCAATGATGAGCAGCTTGTTGACGTTGTTGGTGAGGGTGAGGATCTCGCTGCACGGCTGGACGATGAGGGGTGGGTAGCAGGATTTGTTGTCCTCCTCGGGACCGGTTTTGTGAGCCACCAAAATGGTCAGGTTCCCCGAGAGCTTGTAAACCCTGTTGATAGCCCCAACGTAGACTGCGCCGGTGCCTTGGTGCACGGTCAGGTGGTTGAACGTCCAGTCCCGGTTCTCGGAGTGGAAAGTGCTGAACAAGGCATTGCTGGACACGCTTCGGGAGAGCGATGCCAGGAAGAGACAGAGCAAAGCCACTGACCAGCCATCAGAGTCCAGTGCCCGAGGCCAGTTCCTCCTCTGATCCATCCTGGGAAAGGCAAACTCCGTGTTCCCCGTGCGCGTCCTGAGCCCCGGCAAAGTCCCTCACATGGTTCTGCGGAGAGAAAAGAAGCAGGCAGAGCAAAGGATTAGATCCAGTGTGCCCTGCAGATAAAATTCAAAGGAGGCTTTCTAATTACACAGTCCTTGAGATAAAGTGAGGGTGTCTCTGAGCGCAACAAGAATTAAGCAGGTCTCCCAACTTACTGGTGAGCAGTTCAGGCTTGATGTTTTGCCACTTGGTGCAGCCT comes from the Pseudopipra pipra isolate bDixPip1 chromosome 25, bDixPip1.hap1, whole genome shotgun sequence genome and includes:
- the PLXNA2 gene encoding plexin-A2 isoform X2, coding for MDQRRNWPRALDSDGWSVALLCLFLASLSRSVSSNALFSTFHSENRDWTFNHLTVHQGTGAVYVGAINRVYKLSGNLTILVAHKTGPEEDNKSCYPPLIVQPCSEILTLTNNVNKLLIIDYSENRLLACGSLYQGVCKLLRLDDLFILVEPSHKKEHYLSSVNKTGTMYGVIVRSEGEDGKLFIGTAVDGKQDYFPTLSSRKLPRDPESSAMLDYELHSDFVSSLIKIPSDTLALVSHFDIFYIYGFASGNFVYFLTVQPETPEGVSINSASDLFYTSRIVRLCKDDPKFHSYVSLPFGCVKGDTEYRLLQAAYLSKPGDVLARSLNITAQEDVLFAIFSKGQKQYHQPPDDSALCVFPIRAVNAQIKDRLQSCYQGEGNLELNWLLGKDVQCTKAPVPIDDNFCGLDINQPLGGSTPVDGVTLFTSSRDRMTAVASYVYNGYSVVFVGTKSGKLKKIRADGPPHGGIQYEVVTVFKDGSPVLRDMAFSIDQKYLYVMSERQVLKSSPESGGT